In the Plectropomus leopardus isolate mb chromosome 5, YSFRI_Pleo_2.0, whole genome shotgun sequence genome, one interval contains:
- the tbx2b gene encoding LOW QUALITY PROTEIN: T-box transcription factor TBX2b (The sequence of the model RefSeq protein was modified relative to this genomic sequence to represent the inferred CDS: inserted 3 bases in 3 codons; deleted 1 base in 1 codon) encodes MRDPVFTGTAMAYHPFHAHRPTDFPMSAFLAAAQPSFFPALSLPPGALTKPIPDHGLAGAAEAGLHPALSHHQAAHLRSMKSLEPEEEVDDDPKVTLEAKDLWDQFHKLGTEMVITKSGRRMFPPFKVRINGLDKKAKYILLMDIVAADDCRYKFHNSRWMVAGKADPEMPKRMYIHPDSPATGEQWMAKPVAFHKLKLTNNISDKHGFTILNSMHKYQPRFHIVRANDILKLPYSTFRTYVFPETEFVAVTAYQNDKITQLKIDNNPFAKGFRDTGNGRREKRKQLTMPSLRMYEDQCKADREGADSDASSSEPPTGRDQVHSPLGADTSPLRFSRPSRDEKTCTDSEQELEHQDERCTGSSSPGPEPVSPYSSRCEERMRDRPSTEKKEDSLFSIRSLEKDKAESRHRKDTTDALTKDSEXGGISATKEAFSPLMVQTESPSHFSPGHLQSLALSGLHSQQFFNPLSAGSPLLFHPGQFAMAPGAFSAMGMGHLLASVSGASGLENGSLSSQGTGGTPSPFPFHLSQHMLASQGIPMXPFGGLFPYPYTYMAAAAAAASASALPATSTSSPLSRNPFLGASRPRLRFNPYQLPVSLPQSSSLLTTTGLQGNLNPGSESSKPXSRESSPAPEQHSNHKTVASSGRAVSPKTSMKDSVNELQSIQRLVSGLEGQREPSPSADSPK; translated from the exons ATGAGAGATCCAGTTTTTACAGGGACCGCAATGGCTTATCACCCTTTCCACGCACACCGGCCGACCGACTTCCCCATGTCCGCCTTTCTAGCGGCCGCGCAGCCTTCCTTCTTCCCGGCGCTCAGCCTGCCTCCCGGGGCGCTCACCAAGCCCATCCCGGACCACGGCCTGGCCGGGGCGGCAGAGGCTGGGCTGCACCCGGCCCTCAGCCACCATCAGGCGGCTCATCTCCGCAGCATGAAGAGCCTGGAGCCCGAGGAGGAGGTGGACGACGACCCCAAAGTTACACTGGAAGCCAAGGATCTGTGGGACCAGTTTCATAAACTCGGGACGGAGATGGTTATTACCAAGTCCGGGAG GAGGATGTTCCCTCCGTTCAAAGTGCGAATAAACGGACTGgataaaaaagccaaatacaTCCTGCTGATGGACATCGTGGCGGCGGACGACTGCCGCTACAAGTTCCATAACTCCCGCTGGATGGTGGCCGGCAAGGCCGACCCGGAGATGCCCAAGAGGATGTATATCCACCCGGACAGCCCGGCCACCGGTGAGCAGTGGATGGCCAAGCCTGTTGCGTTCCATAAACTCAAACTGACCAACAACATCTCAGACAAACACGGATTT ACCATTCTGAACTCCATGCACAAGTACCAGCCCAGGTTCCACATAGTGCGGGCAAACGACATCCTCAAGCTCCCCTACAGCACCTTCAGGACCTACGTGTTCCCAGAGACCGAGTTCGTGGCAGTGACAGCGTATCAGAACGACAAG ATAACGCAGCTAAAGATTGACAACAACCCCTTTGCCAAAGGATTCAGAGACACGGGGAacgggaggagagagaagag GAAACAGCTGACCATGCCGTCGCTGAGGATGTATGAGGACCAGTGTAAGGCGGACCGGGAGGGCGCAGACTCTGACGCCTCTTCCAGTGAGCCACCGACGGGCAGGGACCAAGTTCACTCCCCGCTGGGAGCAGATACCAGTCCGCTGAGGTTCAGCAGGCCCAGTCGAG atgAGAAAACGTGCACTGACAGCGAGCAGGAGCTGGAGCATCAGGACGAACGCTGCACCGGCTCCAGCAGCCCGGGACCCGAACCCGTGTCCCCCTACAGCTCCAGGTGTGAGGAGCGCATGCGGGACAGGCCGAGCACAGAGAAGAAGGAGGACTCCTTG TTCAGTATCAGGAGCCTCGAGAAGGACAAAGCGGAGAGCAGACACCGGAAGGACACCACGGACGCGTTGACAAAGGACTCGG GCGGAGGCATTAGTGCCACTAAGGAGGCCTTTTCCCCTCTCATGGTCCAGACCGAGAGCCCCTCACACTTTAGCCCGGGCCACTTACAAAGCCTGGCTCTGTCCGGGCTGCACAGTCAGCAGttctttaaccctctgagcGCCGGATCACCACTGTTGTTTCACCCCGGGCAGTTTGCCATGGCCCCCGGAGCCTTCTCTGCTATGGGCATGGGCCATTTACTGGCCTCTGTGTCCGGAGCAAGCGGCTTGGAAAACGGCAGCCTCTCCAGCCAGGGCACAGGAGGGACCCCCAGCCCCTTCCCCTTTCATCTGTCCCAGCACATGCTCGCCTCTCAG GGCATCCCCA CTCCTTTTGGAGGTCTCTTCCCATACCCCTACACCTACATGGCGGCTGCGGCGGCAGCGGCCTCGGCGTCCGCGCTCCCGGCCACCAGCACCTCCAGCCCTCTCTCCAGGAACCCTTTCCTGGGCGCGTCGCGTCCCCGGCTCCGCTTCAACCCCTACCAACTCCCAGTGTCGCTGCCCCAGAGCTCCAGCCTGCTCACCACCACCGGCCTGCAGGGTAACCTCAACCCGGGCTCCGAGTCCTCCAAAC GCAGCAGGGAGAGCAGCCCGGCCCCGGAGCAACACAGTAACCACAAGACAGTAGCGTCCAGCGGGAGGGCGGTGTCCCCCAAAACCTCCATGAAGGACTCAGTGAATGAGCTGCAGAGCATCCAGAGACTGGTGAGCGGTCTGGAGGGCCAGCGGGAGCCCTCCCCGAGCGCAGACTCTCCTAAGTGA